A stretch of Desulfotignum phosphitoxidans DSM 13687 DNA encodes these proteins:
- the cas6 gene encoding CRISPR system precrRNA processing endoribonuclease RAMP protein Cas6, translated as MKTGNYSFHITLEEPAFLPFYKGSTFRGVLGHALKRIICALKHTSCKDCMLKSHCAYALVFETRYARPAPKGDRISDAPHPLVIEPPLTPRQTFARGDSLRCNLKLFGEINQHLPYFVYAFEQMGKLGIGKQVNGRRPGFTLTAVTLKDTCLYRKGTDTITLPDTLPETTLDLRQQVPPVHQLRLRLITPLRITGREKGPADLPFDVLIRSLIRRCTALLNTWGQGEPDLNYPELARKAAAVTITDNGLSWFDWKRYSARQDRKMFMGGLTGGITYTGDLTPFMPLLVMGQTVHAGKNTAFGLGKYTLEIETQ; from the coding sequence ATGAAAACAGGCAATTATTCTTTTCACATCACCCTTGAAGAACCGGCGTTTCTGCCTTTCTACAAAGGTTCCACGTTCCGGGGGGTCCTGGGACACGCGCTCAAGCGGATCATCTGCGCCCTCAAACATACCTCCTGCAAAGACTGCATGCTCAAATCCCATTGCGCTTACGCCCTGGTGTTTGAAACCCGGTATGCGAGGCCCGCGCCAAAAGGCGACCGGATCTCGGATGCCCCCCATCCCCTGGTGATCGAACCGCCTTTGACTCCCCGGCAGACATTTGCCAGAGGCGATTCCCTGCGATGCAATCTAAAGCTTTTCGGAGAAATCAACCAGCATCTTCCCTATTTTGTCTATGCGTTCGAACAGATGGGAAAACTGGGCATCGGCAAACAGGTCAACGGCCGCCGGCCCGGATTCACCCTGACCGCCGTCACCCTGAAAGACACCTGTTTATACCGGAAAGGCACGGATACCATCACCCTCCCGGACACCCTGCCGGAAACCACACTGGACTTGCGTCAACAGGTCCCGCCGGTCCATCAGCTGCGCCTCAGACTGATCACGCCCTTGCGCATCACGGGCCGGGAAAAAGGACCGGCCGACCTGCCGTTCGATGTGCTGATCCGGTCCCTGATCCGCCGCTGCACGGCCCTGCTCAACACCTGGGGCCAGGGGGAACCGGACCTGAATTATCCGGAACTGGCCCGAAAAGCCGCCGCTGTCACCATCACGGACAACGGCCTGTCCTGGTTTGACTGGAAACGCTACTCAGCCCGGCAGGACCGAAAGATGTTCATGGGCGGCCTGACGGGCGGGATCACCTACACGGGGGACCTGACCCCTTTCATGCCTTTGCTGGTCATGGGGCAGACCGTTCATGCGGGCAAGAACACGGCATTTGGCCTGGGAAAATATACTTTGGAAATTGAAACGCAGTAA
- the cas10 gene encoding type III-A CRISPR-associated protein Cas10/Csm1: protein MSVTHLEPTVLKIAMAGFFHDLGKFVDISCLDLPRDYLENNAGSFLPVWNGKYSHWHALHTAAFIDSMADYLPLACSDPKWGKGEAFIRLACAHHRPDSPMEQIITQADHISSGMDRETFDSDRNKSVDYRDYQKTRMIPVFSHIRIDEDRQKLVLEDIPARYPLKKMSPESIFPDAKEKVMPAGAADARREYQEMTREFLEKFKRLAHKNDDASLWFEHADSLLMKYVSAVPAARVGHVIPDVSLYDHMATTSALAAALYLYHDHFETLDNTSIKNDSLEKFLLISGDFYGIQNFIFNGYGDTRKYRSKLLRGRSFSVSLMSELTADLICQKIGLPHSSVVFNAGGRFTVLAPNIPKTQDAIQEVRSQVNQWLVARTFGETCIGLSCVPATGLDFQKGRFASLWDQMTGAMDDVKFSRLNLEQHGGTATTQDYLDRFHNDLSPGICPLCGKRPADIDVQLDDIHVCAMCRDHVFLGENLVKKIYAVICDSNSRPAGKRLKDPFFDGYQIFFPDHEAQDDSNAAFDVILKKEQVIKYWKIRATSGDESTEVTEKYINGYVPVYTQADVGDDDEDIQPGMPRTLNDIAASAAANGRGTQALGILKADVDHLGLIMACGLADNLYTISRIATLSRQFNHYFAVFLPELLENDDRFQNVYTVFAGGDDLFMIGPWNRIIDLVHVLNQTFQQYVCQNKEIHFSAGISVHKTHTPVDVLAATAEAALDESKKQGRDRITLFDQTVTWPQFLELKQVEDEMIQWLDQEWITNVFFYKLNRFIDMAEKEKDLLEKHRTLHMQDMACTRWRSLLGYSVERNAGLKLSREERMDKVLYIRNKIIQWLGLYRGSLKIPLWTIQYNRR, encoded by the coding sequence ATGAGTGTAACCCATCTGGAACCCACCGTTCTGAAAATCGCCATGGCGGGATTCTTCCATGATCTGGGCAAATTTGTCGACATCAGCTGCCTGGATCTTCCCCGTGATTATCTGGAAAACAACGCCGGATCATTTCTACCGGTGTGGAACGGGAAATATTCCCATTGGCACGCCCTGCATACTGCCGCCTTTATTGACAGCATGGCCGATTATCTGCCTTTGGCCTGCTCAGACCCGAAATGGGGAAAAGGCGAGGCGTTCATCCGGCTGGCCTGTGCCCATCACCGCCCGGATTCTCCCATGGAACAGATCATCACCCAGGCGGATCACATCAGCAGCGGTATGGACCGGGAAACCTTTGACAGTGACCGGAACAAATCCGTGGATTACAGGGATTACCAGAAGACCCGCATGATTCCGGTTTTCAGCCATATTCGTATCGATGAGGACCGTCAGAAGTTGGTTCTGGAAGACATTCCTGCCAGATATCCTTTAAAAAAAATGAGTCCAGAATCCATTTTTCCGGATGCCAAAGAAAAAGTCATGCCCGCCGGTGCCGCAGATGCCCGCCGGGAATATCAAGAAATGACCCGGGAATTTCTTGAAAAATTCAAACGCCTTGCCCATAAAAATGACGATGCTTCCCTGTGGTTCGAACATGCGGACTCTTTGCTCATGAAATATGTATCCGCTGTTCCAGCGGCCCGGGTCGGTCATGTCATCCCGGATGTCTCTCTGTATGATCACATGGCCACCACATCAGCACTGGCAGCGGCCCTGTATCTGTATCACGACCACTTTGAAACCCTGGACAACACCAGTATCAAAAACGATTCCCTGGAAAAATTCCTGTTGATCAGTGGTGATTTTTACGGGATTCAGAATTTTATTTTCAATGGATATGGCGATACCCGGAAATACCGTTCCAAACTGCTCAGGGGCCGGTCTTTCAGTGTCTCGCTGATGTCTGAACTGACGGCTGACCTGATCTGTCAAAAAATCGGGCTCCCCCATTCATCCGTGGTCTTCAATGCCGGCGGACGGTTCACGGTCCTGGCCCCCAACATCCCCAAAACACAGGATGCGATCCAGGAAGTACGATCCCAGGTCAACCAGTGGCTGGTGGCGCGGACATTTGGAGAAACCTGTATTGGTTTGAGCTGTGTTCCTGCTACGGGACTGGATTTTCAGAAAGGCCGGTTTGCATCCTTGTGGGATCAGATGACAGGGGCCATGGATGACGTCAAGTTCTCACGCCTGAACCTGGAACAACATGGCGGCACGGCAACAACACAAGACTATCTGGACCGGTTTCACAATGACCTGAGTCCCGGCATCTGTCCCCTTTGCGGCAAGCGTCCGGCAGACATCGATGTTCAGCTCGATGACATTCATGTCTGTGCCATGTGCCGGGATCATGTTTTCCTGGGTGAAAACCTGGTAAAAAAAATCTATGCCGTGATCTGCGATTCAAACAGCCGCCCTGCCGGCAAACGACTGAAAGATCCTTTTTTTGACGGATATCAGATTTTTTTCCCTGATCATGAGGCTCAAGACGATTCAAATGCGGCCTTTGATGTCATTCTGAAAAAAGAACAGGTTATCAAATACTGGAAAATCAGGGCCACATCCGGCGATGAATCAACGGAAGTCACTGAAAAGTATATCAACGGGTATGTGCCCGTATATACCCAGGCAGATGTCGGCGATGACGATGAAGACATCCAGCCGGGAATGCCCAGGACCTTGAACGATATTGCCGCATCTGCCGCGGCAAATGGCCGGGGAACCCAGGCGTTGGGAATCCTCAAAGCGGATGTGGATCATCTTGGTTTGATCATGGCCTGCGGACTGGCTGACAACCTGTACACCATATCCCGGATTGCCACATTGAGCCGCCAGTTCAACCATTACTTTGCCGTATTTTTACCTGAACTGCTGGAAAATGATGACCGGTTTCAGAATGTTTACACGGTGTTTGCCGGTGGAGACGATCTTTTCATGATCGGCCCATGGAACCGGATCATCGACCTTGTCCACGTTCTCAACCAGACCTTTCAACAGTATGTGTGCCAAAACAAAGAGATTCATTTTTCCGCGGGCATCTCGGTACACAAAACCCATACCCCTGTGGACGTGCTTGCCGCCACCGCAGAAGCGGCCCTGGACGAGTCCAAAAAACAGGGCCGGGACCGCATCACCCTGTTCGACCAGACCGTTACCTGGCCCCAGTTTCTGGAACTCAAACAGGTGGAGGATGAAATGATCCAATGGCTGGATCAGGAATGGATTACCAATGTCTTTTTTTACAAACTCAACCGATTCATCGATATGGCGGAAAAGGAAAAAGATCTGCTGGAAAAACACAGAACCCTGCACATGCAGGACATGGCCTGCACCCGGTGGCGTTCTCTGCTGGGATACAGTGTGGAAAGAAATGCAGGGCTCAAACTTTCCAGAGAAGAACGAATGGACAAGGTGCTGTATATCCGGAACAAAATCATCCAATGGCTGGGTCTCTACCGGGGCAGCCTCAAAATTCCATTATGGACGATCCAGTACAACCGGCGATGA
- a CDS encoding RNA polymerase sigma factor: MLSEMEFSQWLNQPQHFGQIKKMAAGIQKRLVVANLRLPGTDAGSDPQAALEEITQELAAFLIETPGLQPMLVHDANAATTTVIRYFLNHARNMIRSSAHSQDVYKDNWRAFRRHVLAVLGDADEFVKFSAPRDMAFGRSDTARPVLIPPEKTAEIPFPPDVPAHFERMNQKKHILNLAVHFWGHCAEIAGTRHVRMNLNDFISWIAMYVPLQVTREIPDETDATIPRISTPGPDPEKKSCVEAWVNNFYNRLDARQKQIFYYYECLGYTGKQVAKRMGRKSHLTYQRDLIREDLKAFLCPLEWVSPSPEKGHAPGDPDAFHFFMETLCATLGQNLEKTF; encoded by the coding sequence ATGCTTTCTGAAATGGAATTCTCACAATGGCTGAACCAGCCGCAACATTTCGGCCAGATAAAAAAAATGGCTGCCGGGATTCAAAAACGGCTGGTAGTTGCCAACCTGCGCCTGCCGGGGACGGATGCCGGATCTGATCCGCAGGCCGCGCTTGAGGAGATCACCCAGGAGCTGGCCGCGTTCCTGATAGAAACCCCGGGCCTTCAGCCGATGCTGGTCCACGATGCAAATGCTGCGACCACGACAGTTATCCGGTATTTTCTCAATCACGCCAGAAACATGATCCGCAGCAGTGCCCATTCTCAGGATGTCTACAAAGACAATTGGCGGGCTTTCCGGCGGCATGTGCTGGCAGTGCTCGGGGATGCGGATGAGTTCGTGAAGTTTTCCGCCCCCCGGGATATGGCATTCGGTCGGTCGGACACGGCCCGGCCCGTGCTCATTCCCCCGGAAAAAACCGCTGAGATTCCGTTTCCTCCCGATGTGCCGGCTCATTTTGAAAGGATGAATCAGAAAAAACATATTCTGAACCTGGCGGTTCATTTCTGGGGCCACTGCGCGGAAATTGCCGGCACCCGCCATGTCCGAATGAATCTCAACGACTTTATTTCATGGATCGCCATGTATGTCCCGTTGCAGGTGACCCGGGAAATCCCGGATGAAACCGACGCGACCATTCCCCGGATCAGTACGCCCGGACCTGATCCTGAAAAAAAATCCTGTGTGGAAGCCTGGGTAAACAATTTTTACAACCGCCTGGATGCCCGGCAGAAACAGATTTTCTATTATTATGAATGCCTGGGGTATACGGGAAAGCAAGTGGCAAAACGCATGGGCAGAAAGTCCCACCTGACCTACCAGCGGGACCTGATCCGTGAAGACCTCAAAGCGTTTCTGTGTCCGCTGGAGTGGGTTTCGCCGTCCCCGGAAAAAGGGCATGCACCCGGTGATCCGGATGCGTTCCACTTTTTCATGGAAACATTGTGCGCCACCCTGGGGCAAAACCTGGAAAAAACATTTTAA